From Larus michahellis chromosome 8, bLarMic1.1, whole genome shotgun sequence, one genomic window encodes:
- the ARL6IP1 gene encoding ADP-ribosylation factor-like protein 6-interacting protein 1, which translates to MAEGDNNSVYQLASETASLEEQLQGWGEVILLTDKVLRWERAWFPLALMSVVSFSFLMIYYLDPSVLSGVSCFVMFLCLADYLVPALAPRIFGSNKWTTEQQQRFHEICSNLVKSRRRIVGWWKRLFTLKEEKPKMYFMTMLFSLAVVAWIGQQVHNLFLTYLIVSFLLLFPGLNQHGIITKYVGMAKREINKLLKHKEKKNE; encoded by the exons ATGGCGGAGGGTGACAACAACAGCGTCTACCAGCTG gCTTCAGAAACTGCTAGCTTGGAAGAGCAGTTGCAAGGATGGGGAGAAGTGATTTTGCTGACTGATAAAGTTCTTCGCTGGGAGAGAGCCTGGTTTCCTCTGGCGCTGATGAgtgttgtttccttttcttttct AATGATCTACTACTTGGACCCATCAGTTCTTTCAGGCGTCTCCTGTTTCGTTATGTTCCTCTGTTTGGCTGATTATCTTGTTCCTGCTCTTGCACCTAGAATCTTTGGCTCTAATAAATG gactacagaacagcagcaaagatTTCATGAGATTTGCAGCAACTTGGTAAAATCTCGTCGCCGAATTGTTGGCTGGTGGAAACGTCTCTTCACGCTGAAGGAAGAGAAGCCTAAAATG tactTCATGACCATGCTTTTCTCTCTTGCGGTGGTTGCCTGGATTGGACAGCAAGTTCACAATCTCTTTCTGACCTATCTTATTG taagtttcttgctgctgtttcctGGACTAAACCAGCACGGGATCATTACAAAGTATGTTGGAATGGCGAAAAGGGAGATAAACAAACTTCTCaagcacaaggaaaagaaaaatgaatga